A single Bacillus sp. HMF5848 DNA region contains:
- a CDS encoding PTS glucose transporter subunit IIA, protein MLKKLFGKESKPTEESIKAIATGKMVAIEEVPDPTFSKKMMGDGIAIDPTEGKAVAPVDGEVVQVFPTKHAVGIKGKTGLEILIHIGLETVSMNGEGFTAHVKAGDKVKAGDTLVTFDLDLIREKAASTITPVVITNGDMVEAFNKLSVTDTVAGQTEVIHVTTK, encoded by the coding sequence ATGCTTAAAAAATTATTCGGGAAAGAATCAAAACCAACGGAAGAATCAATTAAGGCGATAGCAACAGGAAAGATGGTTGCGATTGAGGAAGTACCGGACCCAACTTTTTCGAAAAAAATGATGGGTGATGGTATTGCGATTGATCCTACTGAAGGGAAAGCAGTTGCACCGGTAGATGGCGAAGTTGTTCAAGTTTTTCCAACAAAACATGCTGTTGGGATCAAAGGAAAAACGGGTCTTGAAATTCTCATTCATATTGGTTTAGAAACAGTTTCTATGAACGGAGAGGGCTTTACTGCTCATGTGAAAGCAGGAGACAAGGTAAAAGCGGGCGATACGTTAGTTACATTTGATTTAGACCTTATTCGTGAAAAAGCAGCAAGTACCATTACACCGGTCGTTATTACAAATGGTGACATGGTTGAAGCGTTTAATAAACTATCTGTTACAGACACGGTTGCCGGGCA
- the brnQ gene encoding branched-chain amino acid transport system II carrier protein, with protein sequence MKKNDVLLIGLMLFSMFFGAGNLMFPPFLGAEAGSSFWIAMAGFIATGVGLPVIVLAAISLVRGGAEALADRVHPLFSTVFIAIVYLSIGPFLAIPRNATVAFEMSLKPFMNSSSTLSLLLFSLVFFGLVYVVSLNESKMMDYMGRWITPALLLSILVLSVVAFIRLNSGFAAPVERMQEGAFFKGFLDGYATMDALASLAFGIVIISALKQKGISDRKSVFRYTLSIGLIAGAALAFVYIVLGVMGAKMVAFGSYTNGTEILSASASLLFGSAGSILLGIIFTLACFTTCVGLTTACGQYFSKVWPRVSYKTVVVVVTLVSLGLANLGLNQILTVSVPFLVMAYPLTIVLVVLAFLHPLFKGSHSVYVGAMTMTGLVALYEGIKATGLSFGVVDEMMNLLPFASYSLGWILPAIVGGITGYLMTSKQRINTPRQKAA encoded by the coding sequence ATGAAAAAGAACGATGTATTATTAATTGGACTTATGTTATTTTCAATGTTTTTTGGGGCAGGTAACTTAATGTTTCCACCGTTTTTAGGAGCTGAAGCCGGTAGTTCCTTTTGGATAGCAATGGCTGGCTTCATTGCAACAGGGGTAGGCCTTCCCGTTATTGTTCTAGCAGCTATTTCCCTTGTGAGAGGGGGAGCAGAAGCACTTGCAGATCGTGTTCATCCATTATTTAGTACCGTATTTATTGCTATTGTTTATTTATCTATCGGCCCGTTTCTTGCGATTCCGCGTAACGCAACAGTTGCATTTGAAATGAGCTTAAAACCGTTTATGAATAGTAGTAGCACGCTATCATTGCTGCTGTTTTCACTCGTATTTTTTGGTCTTGTATATGTTGTCAGCTTAAACGAATCTAAAATGATGGATTATATGGGGCGCTGGATTACACCGGCTTTATTATTATCTATTTTAGTTTTAAGTGTAGTAGCATTCATTCGTTTAAATAGTGGGTTCGCGGCACCTGTTGAGCGCATGCAAGAGGGGGCATTCTTTAAAGGGTTCCTAGATGGCTATGCGACGATGGATGCTCTTGCTTCTTTAGCTTTCGGTATTGTTATCATTAGCGCATTAAAACAGAAAGGAATATCTGATCGAAAATCTGTGTTTCGGTACACGTTATCAATCGGTCTTATTGCTGGTGCCGCACTTGCTTTCGTATATATCGTGCTAGGTGTCATGGGTGCTAAAATGGTAGCCTTCGGCAGTTACACAAACGGGACGGAAATTTTATCTGCTTCAGCCTCTCTGTTATTCGGTTCGGCTGGTAGCATCTTGCTTGGCATTATATTTACTTTAGCATGCTTCACTACGTGTGTCGGATTAACAACAGCATGTGGGCAATATTTTTCAAAGGTTTGGCCTCGTGTTAGCTATAAAACCGTCGTTGTTGTTGTAACTCTAGTTAGTTTAGGACTTGCTAACTTAGGATTGAACCAAATACTAACTGTATCAGTGCCGTTCTTAGTAATGGCATACCCATTAACGATTGTTCTAGTTGTTTTGGCTTTCCTACATCCATTATTTAAAGGCTCTCATTCTGTATATGTGGGTGCGATGACTATGACAGGCTTAGTCGCCCTATACGAAGGAATTAAGGCCACGGGGCTTTCTTTTGGAGTGGTAGATGAAATGATGAATCTTTTGCCATTTGCTAGCTATAGTCTAGGCTGGATACTTCCTGCCATTGTTGGTGGCATAACCGGTTATCTCATGACAAGTAAGCAACGTATTAATACACCAAGGCAAAAGGCTGCCTAA
- a CDS encoding ABC transporter permease produces MNILLSQCKLELVRTLRNPFFLVFSVIMPVAFYFIFSNTVGNTQQVDGVAWNAYYLMSMTIFGLVGAAISTFGIGLAQEGSQGWIKQMKVTPLPTWIYYAAKLFTQSIINAVIIIVMFLAGSLLNDVDLATSQWIYSGLWIWIGVLPFLALGMVVGQFKTVDTASIFANISHLGLALLGGLWMPLDAMPKLMQTIGEWMPTNRYGEGAWNIIAGRGLNVTDILLLSSYFIIFAGVAIIISKKRTVQEA; encoded by the coding sequence ATGAATATATTATTATCACAGTGCAAATTAGAGCTCGTGCGAACGTTACGTAATCCTTTTTTCTTAGTATTTTCTGTTATTATGCCTGTTGCCTTTTATTTTATTTTTTCCAATACAGTCGGCAATACTCAGCAAGTGGATGGTGTCGCGTGGAATGCCTATTATTTAATGTCAATGACGATTTTTGGTCTTGTTGGCGCGGCGATTAGTACGTTTGGCATAGGCTTGGCACAGGAAGGTTCTCAAGGCTGGATTAAGCAAATGAAGGTGACGCCTCTTCCAACCTGGATTTACTATGCAGCTAAGCTATTTACACAATCCATTATCAATGCTGTTATTATTATCGTCATGTTTTTAGCAGGGAGCTTGTTAAATGATGTTGATTTAGCTACCTCTCAATGGATATACAGTGGTCTATGGATTTGGATTGGCGTACTCCCTTTCTTAGCGCTCGGTATGGTAGTAGGACAATTTAAAACAGTGGATACAGCATCTATATTTGCGAACATCTCTCACTTAGGATTGGCTCTGCTCGGAGGGTTATGGATGCCACTTGATGCCATGCCGAAACTTATGCAAACAATTGGTGAGTGGATGCCTACAAATCGATATGGTGAAGGAGCATGGAACATTATAGCTGGTAGAGGCTTGAATGTAACGGATATTTTGCTATTAAGCTCTTACTTTATTATATTTGCGGGGGTGGCCATTATCATCTCCAAGAAAAGGACTGTTCAAGAAGCGTGA
- a CDS encoding 3-ketoacyl-ACP reductase, producing the protein MENIQGKTAFITGAGRGIGKAVAIALANEGVNVGLLGRTKEHLQNVADELKEKGVKIAVATADIASREEVDHATGMLKQELGACDILINNAGIAKFGGFLELDPNEWEQIIQVNLLGAYYVTRAVLPDMIAMKSGDIINVSSTAGQKGAPVTSAYSASKFGLLGLTESLAMEVRKHNIRVTALTPSTVATDLAVENKLTDGNPEKVMQPEDLAEFMIAQLKLHPRIFIKSAGLWSTNP; encoded by the coding sequence ATGGAAAATATACAAGGTAAGACAGCCTTCATAACAGGTGCAGGTAGAGGTATAGGAAAAGCTGTTGCGATTGCATTGGCTAATGAAGGTGTCAATGTAGGGTTATTAGGAAGAACGAAAGAACACTTGCAAAATGTTGCTGATGAACTTAAGGAAAAAGGAGTCAAAATTGCTGTTGCAACAGCCGATATCGCAAGTCGTGAAGAAGTGGATCATGCAACAGGCATGTTAAAGCAAGAACTAGGTGCCTGTGATATTCTCATCAATAATGCGGGGATTGCTAAGTTTGGAGGCTTCCTAGAATTAGACCCGAATGAGTGGGAACAAATCATTCAAGTTAATTTGCTAGGTGCTTATTATGTTACGAGAGCGGTACTGCCAGATATGATTGCTATGAAATCAGGTGACATTATCAATGTTTCATCAACAGCTGGACAAAAGGGTGCACCAGTGACGAGTGCTTATAGTGCTTCGAAATTTGGTTTACTAGGTTTAACAGAATCCTTAGCGATGGAAGTTCGAAAACATAATATCCGAGTCACTGCTTTAACGCCGAGTACGGTTGCCACTGACTTAGCTGTAGAAAACAAGTTAACAGATGGCAATCCTGAAAAAGTTATGCAGCCGGAGGATTTAGCTGAATTCATGATTGCACAGTTAAAGCTACACCCACGGATATTTATAAAATCAGCAGGTTTATGGTCAACAAATCCGTAG
- a CDS encoding sensor histidine kinase: MKSFRLFPEKYQYMPLIWLIYLSYPIYMLASESLLKEVLGYIMMLLFLVIYRDSFWRPKYNAIHMYLELAIIYAFTLIYSPYFFYMGFYPANLVAFIEGKNQKMGFAASITLLITITVWLNDVEMFSGLFFSIIAPYIIMMCLPFVMSAQVKYQDMQEQLSVANQQIKELIKREERQRIARDLHDTLGQTLSLITLKSELVEKLVRKDPDRAIQEAKDIAHTSRSTLKQVREIVADMKVVKLMDEIEDIESLLQSANIKVRVIGEAKVFTANKLHESIIAMCLKESVTNIVKHSQATSCTITFQEGQGILILKVTDNGIGMKVMSKKGNGIIGMQERLQLISGKWEYHENPSGGISIVISVPKLKENDALIGSA; the protein is encoded by the coding sequence GTGAAATCATTTAGACTTTTTCCGGAAAAATATCAATATATGCCATTAATCTGGCTTATATATTTATCCTATCCTATATACATGCTAGCAAGTGAATCATTGTTGAAGGAAGTATTAGGTTATATCATGATGCTTCTATTTCTAGTTATTTACCGAGATAGTTTTTGGCGCCCAAAGTACAATGCCATTCATATGTATCTTGAACTAGCTATTATTTATGCATTTACACTAATCTATTCACCTTACTTTTTTTATATGGGATTTTACCCTGCTAATTTAGTAGCATTTATTGAAGGTAAAAATCAAAAGATGGGATTCGCGGCTTCCATCACGTTACTTATTACAATTACAGTATGGTTAAACGATGTTGAAATGTTCTCAGGGTTATTCTTTTCGATCATTGCACCATATATCATTATGATGTGCTTACCATTTGTTATGAGCGCGCAAGTAAAATATCAAGATATGCAGGAACAGCTTAGTGTTGCAAATCAACAAATAAAAGAGCTCATTAAACGCGAGGAACGCCAAAGAATCGCCAGAGACCTCCATGACACGCTTGGTCAAACACTATCGCTTATCACTTTAAAAAGTGAATTAGTTGAGAAGCTTGTACGTAAAGACCCTGATAGAGCTATTCAGGAGGCAAAAGATATTGCACATACATCTCGCTCCACATTAAAACAAGTTAGAGAAATTGTTGCGGATATGAAGGTTGTTAAATTAATGGATGAGATAGAGGACATTGAATCTCTATTACAATCGGCGAATATAAAAGTAAGGGTAATAGGAGAAGCAAAGGTTTTTACAGCTAATAAATTACATGAGAGTATCATTGCCATGTGCTTAAAGGAAAGTGTCACAAATATTGTAAAGCATAGTCAAGCTACATCTTGTACGATCACATTTCAAGAAGGGCAAGGCATTCTTATATTAAAAGTAACTGATAATGGAATTGGTATGAAGGTCATGTCTAAAAAGGGAAATGGCATAATAGGGATGCAGGAAAGACTACAGTTAATCTCAGGTAAGTGGGAGTATCATGAAAATCCATCTGGGGGTATATCAATTGTTATTTCGGTCCCTAAGCTAAAAGAGAATGACGCTTTAATAGGGAGTGCGTAA
- a CDS encoding response regulator transcription factor has translation MISIVLAEDQGMLRGALGALLSLEDDFIIVGEAANGEEAYELITKHNPDICVMDIEMPIMTGLDVAEKVKQEGQACKIIILTTFARPGYFQRAIQAGVHGYLLKDSPSSELAQYIRKIIEGKRIISPELSLSVWQETNPLTERELDVLKSAAEGKTSKEIASMLFLSNGTVRNYMSEILRKLNATNRVEAISIAKKKGWLK, from the coding sequence ATGATATCAATTGTTTTAGCAGAAGACCAAGGCATGTTAAGAGGAGCACTTGGTGCTTTGTTAAGCTTAGAAGATGATTTTATCATTGTGGGAGAAGCTGCTAATGGAGAAGAAGCATATGAGTTGATTACAAAGCATAATCCAGATATTTGTGTCATGGATATAGAAATGCCAATCATGACGGGATTAGATGTAGCGGAGAAAGTTAAACAAGAAGGGCAAGCATGTAAGATTATCATTCTGACAACCTTTGCAAGACCAGGATATTTTCAAAGAGCGATACAAGCGGGTGTTCATGGGTATTTGTTAAAAGACAGTCCTAGTAGTGAGCTCGCACAATATATTCGTAAGATAATAGAGGGGAAACGTATCATAAGTCCTGAGCTGTCCTTGTCAGTATGGCAGGAAACCAACCCACTTACAGAGCGAGAGTTAGATGTGTTAAAGAGCGCTGCTGAAGGAAAGACATCAAAGGAAATTGCAAGCATGTTATTTTTATCAAACGGCACTGTTCGTAATTACATGTCGGAAATATTACGTAAGCTCAATGCTACCAATCGTGTTGAGGCAATTAGTATTGCTAAGAAAAAAGGTTGGCTGAAATAA